In the Streptomyces sp. cg36 genome, one interval contains:
- a CDS encoding IS110 family transposase has protein sequence MSRIWAGTDCGKTHHHTLVLNAEGETLLSRRVANDEPELSKLIGDVLGLADGREVTWALDMTGGEPSLLINLLANHGQELAYIPGMAVNRATDSYRGQGKTDARDAHVIADQARMRRDLLPVRLDDEAVIELRLLTDRRTDLVAERTRVINRLRALLTSMFPALERALDLDNAGPLRLLNGYQTPAAIRRIGAGRLTTWLRNRKVRGAQALAEKAVEAAERQYTAVAGEKAIAKMVRTLAEEVINLNEKVTETDKLIEGRFREHELAEVISSMPGIGPTLGAEFLAAVGGSLEAFPTADRLAAFAGVTPAPRDSGKVNGNLHRPTRYHRRLQRVFYTSALISIQRDPNSRAFYDRKRAEGKRHVQAVLALARRRVNVLWALIRDRRCYQVTPPVTEAA, from the coding sequence ATGAGCCGAATATGGGCGGGGACCGACTGCGGCAAGACCCACCACCACACCCTGGTCTTGAACGCCGAGGGTGAGACCCTGCTGTCCAGGCGGGTAGCCAACGATGAGCCCGAGCTGTCGAAGCTGATCGGCGATGTACTCGGCCTTGCCGATGGGCGGGAAGTTACCTGGGCGCTGGACATGACCGGCGGCGAGCCCAGCTTGTTGATCAACCTCCTGGCCAACCACGGCCAGGAACTCGCCTACATCCCCGGGATGGCGGTCAACCGCGCAACCGACAGCTACCGCGGCCAGGGGAAGACCGACGCTCGCGATGCCCACGTCATCGCGGACCAGGCCCGCATGCGCCGCGACCTGCTGCCCGTCCGTCTCGATGACGAAGCAGTCATCGAGCTGAGGCTCCTGACCGACCGCCGCACCGACCTGGTCGCCGAGCGAACCCGCGTCATCAACCGGCTTCGTGCCCTGCTCACCAGCATGTTTCCTGCGCTTGAACGTGCTCTGGACCTCGACAACGCCGGGCCCCTGCGGCTCCTGAACGGTTACCAGACCCCCGCTGCCATCCGCCGGATCGGCGCCGGGCGGCTGACGACGTGGCTGCGTAACCGGAAGGTCCGAGGCGCCCAGGCCCTCGCCGAGAAGGCTGTCGAGGCTGCTGAACGGCAGTACACCGCCGTCGCTGGGGAGAAAGCCATCGCCAAGATGGTCCGCACCCTCGCTGAGGAGGTGATCAACCTCAACGAGAAGGTCACTGAGACCGACAAGCTCATCGAGGGCCGGTTTCGCGAGCACGAACTCGCCGAAGTGATCTCCTCGATGCCCGGCATCGGGCCCACCCTCGGCGCGGAATTCCTCGCAGCCGTGGGCGGCAGCCTGGAAGCCTTTCCTACCGCTGACCGCCTCGCGGCCTTCGCCGGCGTCACACCGGCCCCACGGGACTCGGGGAAGGTCAACGGCAACCTCCACCGGCCCACCCGCTACCACCGGCGTCTTCAACGGGTCTTCTACACATCCGCGCTGATCAGCATCCAGCGTGACCCCAACTCCCGTGCTTTCTACGACAGGAAGCGCGCGGAAGGGAAACGCCACGTTCAGGCCGTCCTTGCTCTCGCACGCCGACGCGTCAACGTGCTCTGGGCCCTGATCCGTGACCGACGGTGCTATCAAGTCACACCACCCGTCACCGAAGCCGCTTGA
- a CDS encoding multidrug effflux MFS transporter, translating to MSNDAAGRHTRSIVLLAALAALGPLSIDGYLPGLPDLAGDLRADAAATQLTITACLAGLAIGQLIAGPLSDTYGRRRPLLAGLALYTIASALCAVAPDVRTFVGLRLVQGIGGGFGIVIANAMVRDRTSGTRTARLFSALTLITGLAPVFAPVLGGQLLRVTAWPGIFVALAVLGAVVLAASAAGLPQTRPSASRRPLPAVVGQLLSDRVFTGYVLANGLVFAAMFAYISGSPFVLQEIHGLSPQQYSAVFAVNAAGLIAAAQISGRLVARAGARVLLLAGLLGATAGGTTVLGAVLTRAPLPVLLIGLFVLVSSVGLVMPNAAAQALADHGGHAGSAAALLGFSQFMIGGALAPLAGAGGATDALPMGIIVAVLPALALLTLGVLTRSMLPNADVKRLR from the coding sequence ATGAGCAACGACGCCGCCGGCCGGCACACCCGATCCATCGTCCTGCTCGCAGCGCTCGCGGCCCTGGGACCACTGTCCATCGACGGCTACCTGCCCGGACTGCCGGACCTCGCCGGCGACCTGCGCGCCGACGCCGCGGCCACCCAGCTCACCATCACCGCCTGCCTGGCCGGGCTGGCCATCGGGCAGCTGATCGCCGGGCCGCTGAGCGACACCTACGGCCGGCGGCGTCCGTTGCTGGCGGGCCTCGCCCTCTACACGATCGCCAGCGCGCTCTGCGCGGTGGCACCCGACGTCCGGACCTTCGTCGGTCTGCGCCTGGTCCAGGGCATCGGCGGGGGGTTCGGCATCGTCATCGCCAACGCCATGGTCCGCGACCGCACCTCCGGAACCCGCACCGCACGTCTCTTCTCCGCACTGACCTTGATCACCGGCCTGGCGCCGGTGTTCGCGCCGGTCCTCGGCGGCCAGCTACTGCGCGTCACGGCCTGGCCCGGAATCTTCGTGGCCCTGGCCGTACTCGGCGCCGTGGTACTGGCGGCCTCCGCCGCAGGACTGCCGCAGACCCGCCCCTCCGCGTCACGCCGGCCGCTGCCGGCTGTCGTCGGGCAGCTGCTCAGCGACCGGGTCTTCACCGGGTACGTCCTGGCCAACGGCCTGGTCTTCGCGGCGATGTTCGCCTACATCTCCGGCTCGCCGTTCGTCCTGCAGGAAATCCACGGCTTGTCACCGCAGCAGTACAGCGCCGTGTTCGCCGTCAACGCCGCCGGACTCATTGCGGCCGCCCAGATCAGCGGCCGGCTGGTGGCCCGGGCCGGCGCCCGCGTGCTGCTGCTCGCCGGTCTGCTGGGCGCGACAGCCGGTGGCACCACGGTCCTGGGCGCGGTGCTGACACGGGCACCCCTGCCCGTGCTCCTGATCGGCCTGTTCGTCCTGGTCTCCAGCGTGGGCCTGGTCATGCCGAACGCCGCGGCCCAGGCCCTGGCCGACCACGGCGGACACGCCGGGTCGGCCGCCGCTCTGCTCGGCTTCAGCCAGTTCATGATCGGCGGGGCACTTGCTCCGCTGGCCGGCGCGGGTGGCGCCACCGACGCCTTGCCGATGGGGATCATCGTCGCCGTGCTGCCGGCGCTCGCCCTGCTCACACTCGGCGTCCTCACCCGGTCGATGCTTCCCAATGCTGATGTCAAGCGGCTTCGGTGA
- a CDS encoding NAD(P)-dependent oxidoreductase, whose amino-acid sequence MKIVLFGASGNIGRPTTEELLRRGHTVTAVTRAGHVDGLEHKALTVTTGDVTDPVAVAGLAASHDAVLSAVGPRIGQESDRATIVGAARALIDGLRRAGVTRLVTIGGAGSLRTPTGARVMDDPDFPALWKANAQAQSEALDLYRGVHDLDWTYVSPAAVIAAGERTGAYRSAGDTLLTDDDGNSRISYADYAIALADTIESGTAIRRRITVAY is encoded by the coding sequence ATGAAGATCGTCCTGTTCGGTGCCAGCGGCAACATCGGCCGGCCCACCACCGAGGAACTCCTGCGCCGCGGCCACACCGTCACCGCGGTCACCCGAGCCGGCCACGTCGACGGACTCGAGCACAAGGCCCTGACCGTGACCACCGGTGACGTCACCGACCCCGTCGCGGTCGCCGGACTCGCCGCCTCCCACGACGCCGTACTGTCGGCCGTCGGCCCCCGGATCGGCCAGGAGAGCGACCGCGCCACGATCGTCGGTGCCGCCCGTGCACTGATCGACGGACTGCGCCGAGCCGGCGTCACCCGCCTGGTCACCATCGGCGGTGCCGGCAGCCTGCGCACGCCGACCGGCGCCCGGGTCATGGACGACCCGGACTTCCCCGCGCTGTGGAAGGCCAACGCCCAGGCCCAGTCCGAAGCGCTCGACCTCTACCGCGGCGTGCACGACCTCGACTGGACGTACGTGTCGCCCGCCGCGGTCATCGCAGCGGGCGAGCGGACCGGCGCCTACCGCAGCGCCGGGGACACCCTGCTCACCGACGACGACGGCAACAGCCGCATCTCGTACGCCGACTACGCGATCGCCTTGGCCGACACGATCGAGAGCGGCACCGCGATCCGCCGCCGCATCACCGTGGCGTACTGA
- a CDS encoding MBL fold metallo-hydrolase, which yields MTTTLSVRRLAWAGVEIRLGDTRLLIDPLENVAPLAPVMGPPHRPVDPVDTPPGTHALITHLHPDHYDHDLIARIAATGTIGCHTPSAAALHEAGITPVAQDLGQPRRIGELTVTPVTSLDWRGNDCDQVAWVVEGAGRRVIHCGDTQWHGSWWQIARDHGPFDVAFVPVNGVIAHFEGYAANVPATMTPEQGVEAAVALGAGTVCAMHYGLFHNPPFYTEQPDIEQRFQHAAAERGITAAIVADGQPIL from the coding sequence ATGACCACCACCCTTTCCGTGCGTCGGCTGGCCTGGGCCGGCGTCGAGATCCGTCTCGGCGACACCCGCCTGCTGATCGACCCGCTCGAGAACGTCGCTCCGCTGGCGCCGGTGATGGGGCCGCCGCACCGGCCGGTCGACCCGGTCGACACCCCGCCCGGCACCCACGCCCTCATCACCCACCTGCACCCCGACCACTACGACCACGACCTGATCGCCCGGATCGCGGCCACCGGCACGATCGGCTGCCACACCCCGAGCGCGGCGGCGCTGCACGAGGCGGGCATCACCCCCGTCGCCCAGGACCTGGGCCAGCCACGCCGCATCGGAGAGCTGACCGTCACTCCGGTGACCTCGCTGGACTGGCGCGGCAACGACTGCGACCAGGTCGCCTGGGTCGTCGAAGGCGCCGGCCGGCGGGTCATCCACTGCGGCGACACGCAGTGGCACGGCAGCTGGTGGCAGATCGCCCGCGACCACGGCCCGTTCGACGTCGCGTTCGTCCCGGTCAACGGCGTCATCGCCCACTTCGAGGGCTACGCGGCCAACGTCCCGGCGACCATGACCCCCGAGCAGGGCGTCGAGGCCGCCGTCGCACTCGGCGCCGGCACCGTCTGCGCCATGCACTACGGCCTGTTCCACAACCCGCCGTTCTACACCGAGCAACCCGACATCGAGCAGCGCTTCCAGCACGCCGCAGCCGAGCGCGGCATCACCGCGGCCATCGTCGCCGACGGCCAGCCCATCCTGTGA
- a CDS encoding winged helix-turn-helix transcriptional regulator has translation MRTYGQYCGIAKTLDTVGDRWTLLIVRELFALGPCRHTDLRNGLPGIASNLLVDRLRELEEAGLIHREAAPPPVATTLFSLTERGRELEPVLRELSRWGMPLLREPGGSDTFRTHWLDMPARALTDHRPDQPAIVLQLHADGNEDLVIEVKDGSVHTHAGRVDHPTASLTGPPHLLAATLLGDLDLSTALQQGLRLSGEHEAVLRILPR, from the coding sequence ATGCGCACCTACGGGCAGTACTGCGGCATCGCGAAAACACTGGACACCGTCGGCGACCGATGGACCCTGCTGATCGTCCGTGAACTGTTCGCCCTGGGTCCGTGCCGGCACACCGACCTGCGCAACGGGCTGCCCGGGATCGCCAGCAACCTGCTGGTCGACCGGCTCCGCGAACTAGAGGAAGCCGGCCTGATCCACCGCGAGGCCGCCCCGCCGCCGGTGGCCACCACCCTGTTCTCCCTCACCGAGCGTGGCCGCGAGCTGGAGCCGGTGCTGCGGGAGCTGAGCCGGTGGGGCATGCCGCTGTTGCGTGAGCCGGGCGGCAGCGACACCTTCCGCACCCACTGGCTGGACATGCCCGCCCGAGCACTGACCGACCACCGCCCCGACCAGCCGGCAATCGTCCTGCAACTGCACGCCGACGGCAACGAAGACCTGGTCATCGAAGTCAAGGACGGCTCGGTACACACCCACGCCGGCCGCGTCGACCACCCCACCGCGTCCCTGACCGGACCGCCGCACCTGCTGGCCGCGACCCTGCTCGGCGACCTCGACCTGAGCACCGCACTGCAGCAAGGCCTGCGGCTCAGCGGCGAACACGAGGCAGTACTGCGCATCCTGCCCCGCTGA
- the hypD gene encoding hydrogenase formation protein HypD, producing MQRPGSGSRSRADELLPAGIRMIHGPGCPVCVTPLETLDRALAIAARPEVLLTSFGDTLRVPGTRTDLLAPRARGSDVRVVCTPMDAVRLARTHPGREVVFLAVGFETTAPANAMAVLHAERLGLDNFSVLVSHVLVPPAMTALLDDPDCEVQAFLAAGHVCAVMGWRAYEPIAARHRVPVVVTGFEPLDLIEGILMAVRQLETGRHTVENQYARAVRREGNTAAQAAVHRVFQVTDRTWRGIGTLPASGLELTARYARFDAARRFGLADLHSHEDPDCIAGAILTGARLPTDCAAYGTRCTPLTPLGAPMVSTEGTCAAFHAAGRTRKAR from the coding sequence ATGCAGCGGCCGGGGTCGGGCAGCAGGTCGCGTGCGGACGAACTGCTGCCCGCGGGCATCCGCATGATCCACGGGCCGGGCTGCCCGGTCTGCGTGACGCCGCTGGAGACCCTGGACCGCGCGCTGGCCATCGCCGCCCGGCCCGAGGTCCTCCTGACCAGTTTCGGAGACACGCTCCGCGTCCCGGGTACCCGCACCGACCTCCTGGCACCGCGGGCACGCGGCTCCGACGTCCGGGTCGTCTGCACCCCGATGGACGCGGTACGCCTGGCCCGGACCCACCCCGGCCGCGAAGTCGTCTTCCTCGCCGTCGGGTTCGAGACCACGGCACCCGCCAACGCGATGGCCGTCCTGCACGCCGAACGACTGGGCCTGGACAACTTCTCGGTGCTGGTCAGCCACGTCCTGGTGCCGCCCGCGATGACCGCGCTGCTCGACGACCCCGACTGCGAGGTGCAGGCGTTCCTGGCGGCCGGGCACGTGTGCGCCGTGATGGGGTGGCGCGCATACGAGCCGATCGCCGCCCGTCACCGGGTGCCCGTGGTGGTCACCGGCTTCGAACCCCTCGACCTCATCGAAGGGATCCTCATGGCCGTACGCCAACTGGAGACGGGCCGGCACACGGTCGAGAACCAGTACGCCCGCGCCGTCCGGCGCGAGGGCAACACCGCCGCCCAGGCAGCGGTGCACCGGGTCTTCCAGGTCACCGACCGGACCTGGCGCGGCATCGGCACCCTGCCGGCCAGCGGACTCGAACTCACCGCACGCTACGCACGGTTCGACGCGGCACGGCGCTTCGGCCTCGCGGACCTGCACTCGCACGAGGATCCCGACTGCATCGCCGGCGCCATCCTCACGGGGGCCCGGCTGCCCACCGACTGCGCGGCCTACGGGACCCGCTGCACCCCCCTCACCCCCCTCGGTGCGCCCATGGTGTCCACCGAGGGCACCTGCGCCGCGTTTCACGCCGCAGGCCGGACCCGGAAAGCCCGATGA